In Ptychodera flava strain L36383 chromosome 21, AS_Pfla_20210202, whole genome shotgun sequence, a genomic segment contains:
- the LOC139122087 gene encoding WD repeat-containing protein 93-like isoform X1, with the protein MPVYVRKNLLSITPPSLSELISDDDDFLTDPEQLHDQLPQPFRMIDKILNLLIDDAWETVSNREATRLEEKSRVRPPRYECAVQMQDFGTANCMTDSKDGRYIFIGMPNGVVVIDAATQSKVTVWEEEGVDITSINVSLVSVQMYLLSTVDDMGVARLLFCAYEGLHLLKVLNENEGGTKTIASKCQPSNEGDYAAVTLESGTDCWIEIHKLPRDNWIREFEAAHSHLLKQQHPPKAPSPHDKQEGEGTEGGVDGNNPTDVPATASSLEALDKKSIGSRSQSPSSPKAQSPRASPTPTTSGNVQTAQINIANLSKPSLVLRIKPPTPLTGSNASSAYSVFKAIDDGSVIGTGSNHALLTHHLELRKAAFNVHHERDLQYLQKAADGESTGPRQYPNLVFLNAGRMLAAGLDSAATTGRPNSVAVYWTGSTNLYHYNLLKTAKAPTDKRSGNVDIEHKADMVWPNACPVSAIATSQCTSLIALGFEDGSVVAWDKYIGVPITSYRATTTGSVNYVRFLNPGILAQSLEDYPPYPTPRASGLLVGCTDGTLCLVPCGRGSDDLSVITLSGRQSSNDDLYSLIEPLPAIPHVILTVKQNSEAMLHDISKCQTLCEITLPQTHKMTSPWTPVLAIGAEGQMMYVRGTQLDPNEDYVPNSGLTSLFVFQLRSFPTLDKYWKRLVEAQPYIVHVTADKRVEDLLAERLSQQSVRQVRMQDRWYKLRSEVENVQKYKEIRTTGVDNTENVEKTRSG; encoded by the exons ATGCCGGTATACGTGAGGAAAAATTTGCTGTCAATCACACCCCCGTCTCTAAGTGAACTGATAAGCGACGACGATGATTTTTTGACAGATCCTGAGCAGTTGCATGATCAACTACCACAACCGTTTCGTATGATTGACAAAATCCTCAATTTGTTAATTGATGATGCTTGGGAAACAGTTAGCAACAGAGAAGCGACAAGGTTAGAGGAAAAGTCCCGGGTACGTCCCCCTCGATACGAGTGCGCAGTGCAAATGCAG gATTTTGGAACAGCAAATTGCATGACCGACAGCAAAGATGGAAGATATATATTTATTGGCATGCCAAATGGTGTAGTAGTTATTGATGCTGCCACTCAAAGCAAAGTTACTGTGTGGGAAGAAGAAGGAGTAGACATTACTAGCATCAATGTCAGTCTTGTATCCGTCCAAATGTACTTACTGTCTACTGTTGATGACATGG GAGTTGCAAGATTGCTGTTCTGTGCATATGAGGGTTTGCATTTACTGAaagttttgaatgaaaatgaaggtGGTACAAAGACGATTGCATCAAAATGCCAACCATCAAATGAAGGAGACTATGCAGCAGTAACACTGGAAA GTGGCACTGACTGCTGGATTGAAATTCATAAACTACCCAGGGATAACTGGATCAGGGAATTTGAGGCAGCCCATTCACATTTACTAAAACAGCAACATCCCCCAAAAGCACCATCTCCTCATGACAAACAG GAGGGAGAAGGTACTGAAGGTGGTGTAGATGGTAATAATCCAACAGATGTACCGGCAACAGCATCCAGTCTTGAAGCATTAGACAAAAAGAGTATAGGCAGTAGGAGTCAA TCACCAAGTTCCCCAAAGGCCCAGTCACCAAGAGCTTCACCCACACCAACGACATCTGGAAATGTTCAAACTGCTCAAATCAACATTGCAAATCTGTCCAAGCCATCACTTGTTCTGAGAATAAAACCTCCAACCCCTCTGACAG GTAGCAATGCATCGTCAGCATACAGTGTCTTTAAAGCAATAGATGATGGTTCAGTGATAGGTACAGGCAGTAACCACGCCCTCCTTACTCATCATTTGGAATTAAGAAAAGCTGCCTTCAATGTACACCATGAGAGAGATTTACAGTATCTACAGAAAGCTGCTGATGGAGAGTCTACAGGACCAAG GCAGTATCCAAATTTGGTGTTTCTCAATGCCGGTAGAATGTTAGCCGCTGGATTGGATTCCGCCGCTACGACAGGAAGACCAAACAGTGTGGCTGTTTACTGGACAGGCTCTACAAATCTTTATCATTACAATTTACTAAAGACAGCAAAAG CTCCAACAGACAAGCGCTCTGGTAATGTTG ATATTGAACACAAGGCAGATATGGTATGGCCTAATGCATGTCCTGTGTCAGCCATTGCAACAAGTCAGTGTACATCTCTTATAGCATTGGGATTTGAAGATGGTAGTGTTGTTGCATGGGACAAATACATTg GTGTGCCAATTACATCTTATAGGGCTACAACAACTGGCAGTGTCAATTATGTAAGATTTTTAAACCCTGGTATATTAGCACAGTCACTTGAGGACTACCCTCCTTATCCAACACCTAGAGCTTCTGGTTTGCTTGTTGGTTGCACTGACGGAACACTGTGTTTGGTACCCTGTGGAAGGGGTTCTGATGATCTCAGTGTCATCACACTGTCTGGAAG ACAATCCAGTAATGATGATTTGTATTCCCTTATTGAGCCTCTACCAGCCATACCACATGTG ATTTTAACTGTCAAGCAAAATAGTGAAGCTATGTTACATGACATCTCAAAGTGTCAAACGTTATGTGAAATAACCCTGCCACAGAcacataagatgacatcaccaTGGACTCCTGTCCTGGCCATAGGGGCTGAAGGTCAAATGATGTATGTAAGAG GAACACAACTTGATCCAAATGAAGACTACGTACCAAACAGCGGCTTGACTTCACTGTTTGTCTTCCAGCTGCGTTCTTTCCCAACACTGGATAAATATTGGAAGAGACTTGTAGAAGCACAGCCATACATTGTGCATGTCACTGCAGATAAGAGAGTGGAAGATCTCCTGGCTGAAAG ATTGTCACAACAGAGTGTACGGCAAGTGAGAATGCAGGATAGATGGTATAAATTACGATCAGAGgtggaaaatgtacaaaaatacaaagaaatcaGGACTACTGGTGTTGATAATActgaaaatgtagaaaaaacCAGAAGTGGATAG
- the LOC139122087 gene encoding WD repeat-containing protein 93-like isoform X2, with product MPVYVRKNLLSITPPSLSELISDDDDFLTDPEQLHDQLPQPFRMIDKILNLLIDDAWETVSNREATRLEEKSRVRPPRYECAVQMQDFGTANCMTDSKDGRYIFIGMPNGVVVIDAATQSKVTVWEEEGVDITSINVSLVSVQMYLLSTVDDMGVARLLFCAYEGLHLLKVLNENEGGTKTIASKCQPSNEGDYAAVTLESGTDCWIEIHKLPRDNWIREFEAAHSHLLKQQHPPKAPSPHDKQEGEGTEGGVDGNNPTDVPATASSLEALDKKSIGSRSQSPSSPKAQSPRASPTPTTSGNVQTAQINIANLSKPSLVLRIKPPTPLTGSNASSAYSVFKAIDDGSVIGTGSNHALLTHHLELRKAAFNVHHERDLQYLQKAADGESTGPRQYPNLVFLNAGRMLAAGLDSAATTGRPNSVAVYWTGSTNLYHYNLLKTAKDIEHKADMVWPNACPVSAIATSQCTSLIALGFEDGSVVAWDKYIGVPITSYRATTTGSVNYVRFLNPGILAQSLEDYPPYPTPRASGLLVGCTDGTLCLVPCGRGSDDLSVITLSGRQSSNDDLYSLIEPLPAIPHVILTVKQNSEAMLHDISKCQTLCEITLPQTHKMTSPWTPVLAIGAEGQMMYVRGTQLDPNEDYVPNSGLTSLFVFQLRSFPTLDKYWKRLVEAQPYIVHVTADKRVEDLLAERLSQQSVRQVRMQDRWYKLRSEVENVQKYKEIRTTGVDNTENVEKTRSG from the exons ATGCCGGTATACGTGAGGAAAAATTTGCTGTCAATCACACCCCCGTCTCTAAGTGAACTGATAAGCGACGACGATGATTTTTTGACAGATCCTGAGCAGTTGCATGATCAACTACCACAACCGTTTCGTATGATTGACAAAATCCTCAATTTGTTAATTGATGATGCTTGGGAAACAGTTAGCAACAGAGAAGCGACAAGGTTAGAGGAAAAGTCCCGGGTACGTCCCCCTCGATACGAGTGCGCAGTGCAAATGCAG gATTTTGGAACAGCAAATTGCATGACCGACAGCAAAGATGGAAGATATATATTTATTGGCATGCCAAATGGTGTAGTAGTTATTGATGCTGCCACTCAAAGCAAAGTTACTGTGTGGGAAGAAGAAGGAGTAGACATTACTAGCATCAATGTCAGTCTTGTATCCGTCCAAATGTACTTACTGTCTACTGTTGATGACATGG GAGTTGCAAGATTGCTGTTCTGTGCATATGAGGGTTTGCATTTACTGAaagttttgaatgaaaatgaaggtGGTACAAAGACGATTGCATCAAAATGCCAACCATCAAATGAAGGAGACTATGCAGCAGTAACACTGGAAA GTGGCACTGACTGCTGGATTGAAATTCATAAACTACCCAGGGATAACTGGATCAGGGAATTTGAGGCAGCCCATTCACATTTACTAAAACAGCAACATCCCCCAAAAGCACCATCTCCTCATGACAAACAG GAGGGAGAAGGTACTGAAGGTGGTGTAGATGGTAATAATCCAACAGATGTACCGGCAACAGCATCCAGTCTTGAAGCATTAGACAAAAAGAGTATAGGCAGTAGGAGTCAA TCACCAAGTTCCCCAAAGGCCCAGTCACCAAGAGCTTCACCCACACCAACGACATCTGGAAATGTTCAAACTGCTCAAATCAACATTGCAAATCTGTCCAAGCCATCACTTGTTCTGAGAATAAAACCTCCAACCCCTCTGACAG GTAGCAATGCATCGTCAGCATACAGTGTCTTTAAAGCAATAGATGATGGTTCAGTGATAGGTACAGGCAGTAACCACGCCCTCCTTACTCATCATTTGGAATTAAGAAAAGCTGCCTTCAATGTACACCATGAGAGAGATTTACAGTATCTACAGAAAGCTGCTGATGGAGAGTCTACAGGACCAAG GCAGTATCCAAATTTGGTGTTTCTCAATGCCGGTAGAATGTTAGCCGCTGGATTGGATTCCGCCGCTACGACAGGAAGACCAAACAGTGTGGCTGTTTACTGGACAGGCTCTACAAATCTTTATCATTACAATTTACTAAAGACAGCAAAAG ATATTGAACACAAGGCAGATATGGTATGGCCTAATGCATGTCCTGTGTCAGCCATTGCAACAAGTCAGTGTACATCTCTTATAGCATTGGGATTTGAAGATGGTAGTGTTGTTGCATGGGACAAATACATTg GTGTGCCAATTACATCTTATAGGGCTACAACAACTGGCAGTGTCAATTATGTAAGATTTTTAAACCCTGGTATATTAGCACAGTCACTTGAGGACTACCCTCCTTATCCAACACCTAGAGCTTCTGGTTTGCTTGTTGGTTGCACTGACGGAACACTGTGTTTGGTACCCTGTGGAAGGGGTTCTGATGATCTCAGTGTCATCACACTGTCTGGAAG ACAATCCAGTAATGATGATTTGTATTCCCTTATTGAGCCTCTACCAGCCATACCACATGTG ATTTTAACTGTCAAGCAAAATAGTGAAGCTATGTTACATGACATCTCAAAGTGTCAAACGTTATGTGAAATAACCCTGCCACAGAcacataagatgacatcaccaTGGACTCCTGTCCTGGCCATAGGGGCTGAAGGTCAAATGATGTATGTAAGAG GAACACAACTTGATCCAAATGAAGACTACGTACCAAACAGCGGCTTGACTTCACTGTTTGTCTTCCAGCTGCGTTCTTTCCCAACACTGGATAAATATTGGAAGAGACTTGTAGAAGCACAGCCATACATTGTGCATGTCACTGCAGATAAGAGAGTGGAAGATCTCCTGGCTGAAAG ATTGTCACAACAGAGTGTACGGCAAGTGAGAATGCAGGATAGATGGTATAAATTACGATCAGAGgtggaaaatgtacaaaaatacaaagaaatcaGGACTACTGGTGTTGATAATActgaaaatgtagaaaaaacCAGAAGTGGATAG
- the LOC139122092 gene encoding peroxisomal membrane protein 11B-like, which yields MDVVTSVVKFNAQVSGRDKVCRFFQYGCKFTSWSLRRLERDEEFILKTKNLENALSATRKLLRFGKSVDLIQESLKTIHLSDIFLRVTITLSKLNTAIYLLVDHALWAEKVGLVELDKKYYRNLSARFWLATLILSLARDFYEIIVMVKNMSRLQNMKKDENEIRSCVHNSGTAGQNEPNGFIVSQLLDQGDFKLNLVPKCLQHNYPVALDTLKNGADIFLPLSSLGYLRLSSGLQGILGMISSVVGIMTVWDGRYKLKP from the exons ATGGATGTGGTTACTAGTGTGGTGAAATTTAACGCCCAAGTCTCAGGCAGGGATAAAGTTTGCAG atttttccaatatggctgtAAATTCACATCGTGGTCATTGAGAAGACTTGAGAGAGATGAAGAGTTCATTCTGAAGACAAAAAATCTAGAGAATGCACTCAGTGCAACCAGAAAAT tGCTGAGATTTGGCAAGAGTGTTGACTTGATTCAAGAATCCTTGAAGACAATTCATCTGTCAGATATTTTTCTGAGAGTTACAATTACTCTTAGCAAACTAAATACAGCAATTTACCTGTTGGTGGATCATGCACTGTGGGCTGAGAAAGTTGGTTTGGTGGAGTTGGACAAAAAGTATTACCGGAATTTGTCTGCAAGGTTCTGGCTAGCCACTCTTATTTTGTCACTTGCACGGGACTTCTATGAAATCATAGTCATGGTGAAGAATATGTCAAGATTACAGAATATGAAAAAAGATGAGAATGAGATTAGAAGCTGTGTTCACAATAGTGGTACTGCTGGCCAAAATGAACCCAATGGTTTCATTGTCTCACAATTACTAGACCAAGGTGATTTTAAATTGAATCTTGTGccaaaatgtcttcaacatAATTACCCGGTAGCATTGGATACATTGAAGAATGGTGCAGATATTTTCCTACCTCTCTCAAGTCTTGGGTACTTACGATTATCCTCAGGATTACAGGGAATTTTGGGAATGATCTCATCAGTTGTTGGTATCATGACTGTTTGGGATGGTAGATACAAActaaaaccatga